A window of Caldisalinibacter kiritimatiensis contains these coding sequences:
- a CDS encoding NupC/NupG family nucleoside CNT transporter — MENLISLVGLIIMIGIAYLISDNKKAINWKLVGTGVGMQIVFALLILKWKPGQIAFSYLNDLVTKLLDFTKEGTSFLVGDLLNTESFGYIFAIQVLPTIVFFSALMAILYHIGIMDKIITFIAKFLAKYLGTSGAETLSATANIFVGQTEAPLVIKPFIKTMTKSELLTVMTGGMATVAGGVMAGYVSMGVDAGHLIAASIMSAPASLVISKIMVPETETPVTKNNVEVEMDEIDANVIDAAARGTSEGLQLALNVGAMLLSFIALVALFNAIIGWVGGLFGMDYLSLEWILGRLFAPLAYIMGVPMHDAIAAGNLLGQKIVINEFFAYANLSELINSNSLSPRTVVILTYALCGFANFSSIGIQVGGIGALAPERRSDLAKLGIRALIGGSLAAFMTATIAGILI; from the coding sequence ATGGAAAATTTAATTAGTTTAGTAGGATTAATAATCATGATAGGTATTGCTTATTTAATATCTGACAACAAGAAGGCTATTAACTGGAAATTAGTTGGTACAGGTGTAGGAATGCAGATAGTTTTTGCTCTACTAATTTTAAAGTGGAAACCAGGTCAAATAGCTTTTAGTTACTTAAACGACTTAGTTACTAAGCTATTAGATTTTACTAAAGAGGGGACAAGCTTCTTAGTTGGTGACCTTCTTAATACAGAAAGCTTTGGTTACATTTTTGCAATACAGGTTTTACCTACAATTGTTTTCTTCTCTGCATTAATGGCAATTTTATATCATATAGGTATTATGGATAAAATCATAACTTTTATAGCAAAGTTCTTAGCTAAGTACTTAGGAACAAGTGGAGCAGAAACCTTATCAGCAACAGCTAACATATTTGTTGGACAAACTGAAGCACCTCTAGTAATTAAGCCGTTTATTAAAACAATGACAAAATCAGAGTTATTAACAGTTATGACAGGTGGTATGGCTACAGTTGCAGGTGGAGTTATGGCAGGATATGTGTCAATGGGTGTAGATGCTGGACACTTAATTGCTGCTAGTATCATGTCAGCACCAGCTAGTTTGGTTATTTCTAAAATAATGGTACCAGAAACTGAAACTCCTGTTACTAAAAATAACGTAGAAGTTGAGATGGATGAGATTGATGCAAATGTTATTGATGCTGCTGCTAGGGGAACAAGTGAAGGTTTACAATTAGCTTTAAACGTTGGTGCTATGCTTTTATCCTTCATAGCATTAGTGGCTTTATTCAATGCCATTATTGGATGGGTTGGAGGATTATTTGGTATGGACTATTTAAGTCTTGAATGGATATTAGGTAGATTATTTGCTCCATTAGCATATATTATGGGGGTACCAATGCATGATGCAATTGCAGCAGGTAATCTTTTAGGACAAAAAATAGTTATAAACGAATTCTTTGCTTATGCAAACTTAAGTGAACTAATAAACTCTAATTCATTAAGTCCAAGAACTGTTGTTATTTTAACTTATGCTCTTTGTGGTTTTGCTAACTTCAGTTCAATAGGAATCCAAGTTGGAGGTATAGGTGCATTAGCTCCAGAAAGACGTTCTGACTTAGCTAAACTTGGAATCAGAGCTTTAATAGGTGGTTCTTTAGCAGCATTCATGACAGCTACTATAGCAGGTATATTAATATAA
- a CDS encoding pyrimidine-nucleoside phosphorylase: protein MRMYDIIMKKRNGGELTTEEINYFIEEYTKGNIPDYQVSALMMAIYFQKMNKRETADLTKAMVNSGVTIDLSDIKGVKVDKHSTGGVGDTTTLILGPIVAAAGVPVAKMSGRGLGHTGGTIDKLESFKGFSVEMTREQFVNNVNDKKIAIGGQTADLAPADKKLYALRDVTATVDNISLIASSIMSKKIAAGADAIVLDVKTGSGAFMKEEEASFELAKEMVDIGNNVGRNTVAVVTDMDQPLGFAVGNALEVKEAIDTLKGEGPVDLTELCLTLGSHMLVLGGQAESVEEARKILEDIISSGKGLAKLRELVEAQGGDPSYVDNPSLLPKASIEQPVIAAKEGYIKSIKADDIGKAALVLGAGRETKESEIDLSVGIVLHKKIGDYVKEGEAIATIHANSEEKQKTAEEMILSAYEIVSEEVKKNKLIKGIVTKDGIKTF, encoded by the coding sequence ATGAGAATGTACGACATAATTATGAAAAAGAGAAATGGTGGGGAACTTACTACTGAAGAAATAAATTATTTTATAGAAGAATATACAAAGGGAAATATACCAGACTATCAAGTTTCAGCATTAATGATGGCAATTTATTTTCAAAAGATGAACAAAAGAGAAACTGCTGATTTGACAAAGGCAATGGTAAACAGTGGAGTAACAATAGATTTATCAGATATAAAGGGAGTAAAAGTAGATAAGCATAGTACAGGTGGTGTTGGTGATACTACTACACTAATCCTAGGACCTATAGTTGCAGCTGCAGGAGTGCCTGTTGCTAAAATGTCAGGTAGAGGGTTAGGTCACACTGGAGGTACTATAGATAAATTAGAGTCCTTTAAAGGTTTCTCTGTAGAAATGACAAGAGAGCAGTTTGTAAACAATGTAAATGACAAAAAGATTGCAATAGGAGGGCAAACAGCAGATTTAGCTCCAGCTGATAAAAAACTTTATGCCCTTCGTGATGTTACTGCTACTGTAGATAATATTTCTCTTATCGCTAGTAGTATTATGAGTAAAAAGATAGCAGCAGGGGCAGATGCTATAGTATTGGATGTAAAAACAGGTAGTGGAGCTTTTATGAAAGAAGAAGAGGCTTCCTTTGAATTGGCAAAAGAGATGGTTGACATAGGAAATAACGTAGGTAGAAATACTGTTGCTGTAGTAACAGATATGGACCAACCACTAGGTTTTGCAGTAGGGAATGCTTTAGAGGTAAAGGAAGCTATAGATACATTAAAAGGTGAAGGGCCAGTGGACTTAACTGAGCTATGCTTAACCCTTGGCTCACACATGTTAGTATTAGGTGGACAGGCAGAGTCAGTTGAAGAAGCAAGAAAAATATTAGAGGATATTATAAGCTCAGGTAAAGGATTAGCTAAATTAAGAGAGTTAGTAGAAGCTCAAGGTGGAGACCCATCATATGTAGATAATCCATCCTTACTTCCAAAAGCATCAATTGAACAACCTGTGATAGCAGCTAAAGAAGGATATATTAAGTCTATAAAGGCTGATGATATAGGAAAGGCAGCATTAGTTCTTGGTGCAGGTCGTGAAACTAAAGAAAGTGAAATAGATTTATCAGTTGGAATTGTTCTTCATAAGAAAATAGGAGACTATGTAAAAGAGGGAGAAGCAATTGCTACTATACATGCTAATTCAGAAGAAAAACAAAAGACAGCTGAAGAGATGATTTTAAGTGCTTATGAAATAGTTAGTGAAGAAGTAAAAAAGAACAAGCTAATAAAAGGAATAGTTACAAAGGATGGAATAAAAACATTTTAA
- a CDS encoding cytidine deaminase, which translates to MDKNLLIRKALEAKEKAYTPYSGFKVGAALITKSGKIYTGCNIENASYTPTICAERTAIAKAVSDGEREIVAIAVTGDSEWTYPCGVCRQVIREFGKDAIVIVAKSEEEYREYKLSELLPHSFGPEDLK; encoded by the coding sequence ATGGATAAAAATTTACTTATTAGGAAGGCATTAGAGGCCAAGGAAAAGGCATATACTCCTTATTCAGGATTTAAAGTGGGAGCTGCTTTGATTACGAAGAGTGGAAAAATCTATACAGGCTGCAATATAGAAAACGCATCATATACACCTACTATATGTGCAGAAAGAACGGCTATTGCTAAAGCTGTATCCGATGGAGAAAGAGAAATAGTAGCTATAGCAGTAACAGGTGATTCAGAGTGGACATATCCATGTGGAGTTTGTAGACAGGTGATTAGAGAATTCGGTAAGGATGCAATAGTTATTGTGGCAAAATCAGAAGAAGAATATAGAGAATATAAGTTAAGTGAGCTGCTTCCACATAGCTTTGGTCCTGAAGACTTAAAATAA
- a CDS encoding phosphopentomutase — protein sequence MIDRVIWIVLDSVGMGEMPDADKYGDVGANTIGNVSKALGGLNIPNLEKLGLGNIEGMKGVNKVENPLGCYGRFAEMSNGKDTTTGHWEMVGVYSEKPFPTYPEGFPKDIIEKFEKETGRKVIGNKPASGTVIIEELGEEHIKTGNLIVYTSADSVFQIAAHEEVVPVEELYKICEIARNILVGDHAVARVIARPFVGEPGNFTRTANRRDFSLVPPHDTLLDNLKNKGLNVMAVGKIEDIFSGKGITEAVHTKDNMDGVDKTLEYMKEDKKGLIFTNLVDFDMKWGHRNNYKAYGKGLEEFDARLPEILDAMRDTDVLIITADHGCDPTTEGTDHTREYVPFIAYGKELKNNVDLKTRKTFSDIGQTVADIFDVEPIKNGESFLNIIKK from the coding sequence ATGATTGATAGAGTAATATGGATTGTGTTAGACAGTGTTGGTATGGGGGAAATGCCAGATGCAGATAAGTATGGTGACGTTGGAGCAAACACTATAGGTAATGTATCAAAGGCTCTAGGAGGACTTAACATACCAAATTTAGAGAAGCTTGGACTAGGAAATATAGAAGGAATGAAAGGTGTTAATAAGGTAGAAAACCCATTAGGATGCTACGGAAGATTTGCAGAAATGTCAAATGGTAAGGATACAACAACAGGACACTGGGAAATGGTTGGTGTTTATTCAGAAAAGCCATTTCCAACATATCCAGAGGGTTTTCCAAAGGATATAATTGAAAAGTTTGAAAAGGAAACGGGAAGAAAGGTTATAGGAAATAAACCAGCTTCAGGTACAGTTATAATTGAAGAATTAGGAGAGGAACATATTAAGACAGGTAATTTAATAGTGTATACATCGGCTGATAGCGTATTTCAAATAGCTGCCCATGAAGAAGTTGTACCAGTAGAAGAATTATATAAAATATGTGAAATAGCACGTAATATACTAGTTGGAGACCATGCTGTTGCCAGAGTTATAGCAAGACCATTTGTAGGTGAACCTGGAAACTTTACAAGAACTGCAAATAGAAGAGATTTTTCATTAGTACCACCCCATGATACATTATTAGATAATCTTAAGAATAAAGGACTTAATGTTATGGCAGTAGGTAAAATTGAAGATATATTTTCAGGAAAGGGAATTACAGAAGCAGTACACACAAAGGATAACATGGACGGAGTAGATAAGACATTAGAATATATGAAAGAAGATAAAAAAGGACTTATTTTTACAAACTTAGTTGACTTCGATATGAAGTGGGGACATAGAAATAACTATAAAGCATATGGAAAAGGATTAGAAGAATTTGATGCAAGACTTCCAGAGATACTTGATGCAATGAGGGATACAGATGTATTAATCATTACTGCAGACCATGGATGTGACCCTACTACTGAAGGAACAGACCACACAAGAGAATATGTACCTTTTATAGCATATGGTAAAGAGCTAAAAAATAATGTTGACCTTAAGACAAGAAAGACTTTTTCGGATATAGGTCAAACAGTAGCAGACATATTTGATGTTGAGCCTATAAAGAATGGAGAGAGCTTCTTAAATATTATTAAAAAATAG
- the deoC gene encoding deoxyribose-phosphate aldolase, with protein sequence MKLEKYIDHTLLKPEATEEQIRKVCEEAKKYKFASVCVNSYYVPLVSKELKGTDVKTCVVVGFPLGATTKEVKAFETKQAIENGANEVDMVINIGALKDKKYDVVKEDIKAVVESAKNKALVKVIIETCLLTEEEKIKACELSKEVGADFVKTSTGFSTGGATVEDIKLMRETVGPEMGVKASGGVRTKEFAEKVINAGANRIGASSSIAIVEGIKNSSSDY encoded by the coding sequence ATGAAGCTGGAAAAATACATAGACCATACATTATTAAAGCCTGAGGCAACAGAGGAGCAAATAAGAAAGGTTTGTGAAGAAGCTAAAAAATACAAATTTGCATCAGTATGTGTAAATTCATACTATGTTCCATTAGTAAGCAAGGAGCTTAAAGGAACTGATGTTAAGACATGTGTAGTTGTAGGATTTCCATTAGGAGCTACAACAAAAGAGGTAAAGGCCTTTGAAACAAAACAGGCAATAGAAAATGGAGCTAACGAAGTAGATATGGTAATAAATATAGGTGCATTAAAGGATAAAAAATACGATGTAGTAAAAGAAGATATCAAAGCAGTAGTAGAATCTGCAAAGAATAAAGCATTAGTAAAGGTTATAATAGAAACTTGCTTACTAACAGAAGAAGAAAAAATTAAGGCTTGTGAGCTTTCAAAAGAAGTAGGAGCGGATTTTGTTAAGACTTCTACAGGATTTTCAACAGGTGGAGCAACAGTTGAGGACATAAAGCTTATGAGAGAAACGGTAGGACCAGAAATGGGAGTAAAAGCATCAGGAGGAGTAAGAACAAAGGAGTTTGCAGAAAAAGTAATTAATGCAGGAGCAAACAGAATAGGTGCTAGTTCTTCAATAGCAATAGTTGAGGGAATTAAAAATTCAAGCTCTGATTATTAA
- a CDS encoding LacI family DNA-binding transcriptional regulator, with translation MAVTIDDIAKAAGVSRATVSRVLNDSGYVKDETRKKVLKAIKELNYTPSAIARSLSKKKTNTIGVVVPEINNPFFGEIIKGVNQVADEHNLNLILCNTDEDVDKELKALKLLKEQRIQGILITPTSTDSDYNSEYLWTIENLGIPVVLIDGHVKYSNFNGVFIDHIKGAYDAVKTLIDEGHEKIAIITGRMDSRPAKERLAGYKKALKMHNIPIREEYIFYGDYTHEKAYKITKEILKMKDRPTAIFVSSNMMVLGCIKAFDEENIQIPKDMAIIGFDKVEVLNIIGMNISFINGPTIEMGKTAMNMLIDILQSGKTTETEIKTIKLLPQLVLKGSEKFIE, from the coding sequence GTGGCAGTTACAATAGATGACATTGCAAAAGCAGCAGGAGTATCAAGGGCTACTGTATCAAGGGTTTTAAACGACTCTGGATACGTAAAGGATGAAACAAGAAAAAAGGTATTAAAGGCTATAAAAGAGTTAAACTATACTCCTAGCGCTATTGCTAGAAGTTTATCTAAAAAGAAAACAAATACAATTGGAGTTGTGGTTCCTGAAATAAATAACCCTTTCTTTGGTGAAATAATAAAGGGCGTAAATCAAGTTGCAGATGAACATAATTTAAACTTGATATTATGTAATACAGACGAAGATGTAGATAAGGAACTCAAAGCACTAAAATTACTAAAAGAACAGAGAATACAAGGTATACTGATAACCCCTACATCAACAGATAGTGATTATAATAGTGAATATTTATGGACAATAGAGAACTTAGGCATACCAGTAGTATTAATAGATGGACACGTTAAATACTCTAACTTTAATGGGGTTTTTATTGACCATATAAAGGGTGCTTATGATGCAGTAAAAACTTTAATCGATGAAGGACATGAAAAAATTGCAATAATTACAGGTAGAATGGATTCAAGGCCTGCTAAAGAGAGGTTAGCAGGATATAAAAAGGCTTTAAAAATGCATAATATACCTATAAGAGAAGAGTATATTTTTTATGGTGATTATACCCATGAAAAAGCCTATAAAATAACAAAAGAGATTTTAAAAATGAAGGATCGACCTACAGCTATCTTTGTAAGTAGTAATATGATGGTTTTAGGATGTATAAAGGCTTTTGACGAAGAGAATATACAAATACCTAAGGATATGGCAATTATAGGCTTTGACAAAGTAGAAGTTTTAAATATAATAGGAATGAACATAAGTTTTATTAATGGACCTACTATTGAAATGGGTAAAACTGCTATGAACATGCTTATAGATATTTTACAAAGTGGAAAAACCACAGAAACAGAGATAAAGACGATAAAGCTATTACCTCAATTGGTATTAAAGGGGTCTGAAAAGTTTATTGAATGA
- a CDS encoding methylated-DNA--[protein]-cysteine S-methyltransferase, whose amino-acid sequence MYKKIEITKRELEHLKSCDKNMRKLIEYVGDIERYYIEDPFLALINSIVFQQLAYNAANAIWNRFLSLYDNITPEKVINTEFDTLRKCGLSKTKIEYIKNICRAIINNELDIENIDKLSDEQIIDKLVKIKGIGIWTAEMFLLFSLNRRNVLSYKDLGIRKGIKWLFNMKKEPTKDEFEKIKEKFSPYNTVASLYLWEITSRGLLNYDSTDILDRNIGYFDSPLGLIELQSKDGKLVSLDFAKEKVLEEKLDSVLEKTKQQLKEYFTGKRKKFDIPIELNGTDFQKRVWKELMNISYGKTLTYKEVAVNIGNKNASRAVGNANNKNKIAIIIPCHRVIGSSGKLIGYEGGLWRKKWLLQHEQQRENSSKSTAME is encoded by the coding sequence ATGTATAAGAAAATAGAGATTACAAAAAGGGAATTGGAGCATTTAAAAAGCTGTGACAAAAATATGAGAAAGCTAATAGAGTATGTTGGAGACATAGAAAGATATTATATAGAGGACCCATTTTTAGCATTAATCAATAGTATAGTATTTCAACAATTAGCCTATAATGCTGCAAATGCTATATGGAATAGGTTTCTAAGTTTATATGATAATATAACACCTGAAAAGGTAATAAATACTGAATTTGATACCCTTAGGAAATGTGGACTTTCAAAAACTAAAATTGAGTATATAAAAAATATTTGTAGAGCAATTATTAACAATGAACTTGATATAGAAAATATTGATAAATTAAGTGATGAACAAATTATTGATAAATTAGTAAAAATTAAAGGAATAGGAATTTGGACAGCTGAAATGTTTTTACTCTTTTCATTAAATAGAAGAAACGTATTAAGCTATAAGGATTTAGGGATAAGAAAGGGGATAAAATGGCTTTTTAATATGAAAAAGGAACCGACTAAAGATGAATTTGAAAAGATAAAAGAAAAATTTTCACCATATAACACAGTAGCTTCGTTATATTTGTGGGAAATAACTTCGAGAGGATTACTTAATTATGATAGTACAGATATTTTAGATAGAAATATAGGATATTTTGATTCACCTTTAGGACTTATAGAGCTTCAATCAAAGGATGGCAAGCTAGTAAGTTTAGATTTTGCAAAGGAAAAAGTACTTGAAGAAAAGTTAGATTCAGTACTAGAAAAGACTAAACAGCAGTTAAAAGAATATTTCACTGGAAAGAGAAAAAAATTTGATATTCCAATTGAGCTTAATGGCACTGATTTTCAAAAAAGAGTATGGAAAGAGTTAATGAATATTTCATATGGAAAAACATTAACATATAAAGAAGTTGCAGTGAATATAGGTAATAAAAATGCCAGTCGTGCTGTAGGTAATGCTAATAATAAGAATAAAATAGCTATAATCATTCCTTGTCATAGGGTGATAGGAAGTAGTGGTAAATTAATTGGATACGAAGGTGGATTATGGCGAAAAAAATGGCTGCTACAACATGAGCAACAAAGAGAGAACTCTAGCAAATCAACAGCAATGGAATAA